TTCCTCATCTCGCAGCGGCACATAGCCAGAGAGATACTCTAGATTGTTAATTGTTTCTCTTTGGGGATAATTATCGAGTTGTTCGAAGCGCATTTTTCGGTAAGCCAGGGGATCCATCTGTCGGCTGAGCAGGCGGCGTTCAAAAATGGCATCTTCAGAAGAGGACAAAAGCTGGCCATTGAGGCCATAGACATTCACATCAATTTTGTGAATATTGGCCAGATCCTTTGCATCGGGAATCAGTTGGCTAGAATCGGGGCGATTGACAATTTGCCAGCTAGCGGTTTTGGCTGTACTAGCAATTTTTCGTTCTAGGCGTTGTTTGTGGTAATCATTATATTCATTTTGGAAGTAGAAAATCGTGACCACCCCAATAGCGATAAAAGAGAAGAGGCTCACCAAGACAATCCCCTGTTGGATGCGTTCTCGCAAAGAGGCCTTAAACTCAATCACAATAGGTTGCCATTGGAACAAATACTTCATAGCGGCTAGGCTAATAAAGAGCAGGAAAAGCAAGAGAAAGCCAATACAAAAGATATAAGAAAAGAGGCTAAAGGGTTGCAGCCAGGAAGTTGCTTGCAGAGCCACTAGGCCTAGGTAACTTCGTTCATCTTGGTAGAGCAGATAAGTTTTATCGCCTTTTTTCTTGCGTAAAAATTGCTTGGGTTCGGGCAACTCCTCATCAATAGCCAGATAGGCGGCAAAATCGCCATCTTTGCTCAGCACCCTTTGGTTGCCCTTATAGAGTGCATACTCAAAATTGCCGTAGGTTTGTTCTAGGCGGCTTTTGGGCAGAGAGAGCAGCTCGACATAGATTGAGTTTTGGCTATCCTCCTCCTTCGGGCGGAGTTCGAGGACAATTCGGCCCAAGAGCTTATTGCCCTCCCGCAGTTCTAGGTCGGCATAATAGACAAAGCGGCCTGATTTCTCTGAGTAGAAATAGAGATTGGGGCTAGCCATTTTCTGCGAGCGTTCAAAAATATCTTTTAATTGGCCATAAGGGAGTTGCTCTCCTTTTTTTGGCAAATTCAGGCTATTGTAGAGATAGATATTATAATCGTAGCGGCCAAAAAAGGCATTATCCAGATAAAGGTAGGTCAGGCGATCGACCACCTGACTATAAGGGATATAAAGCGAGCTAAAATAGACCTTAAAGAAATTATCGTTGAGCAATTTGGGCTCTAATTCTAAGAAAGCTTCTTCTACCTTGGGGTCTTGTTCAAAGGTAAGGACCTTAAGAAAGTCTTGGCGGAGGGCCAGATTTTTTTCATGATTGGCCTGTTCGATAAGCAGGGTCCCTACCCCACTAAAAAAGAGCAGCCAAACGGTAAGCCACATAAAGGTCAGTTGTTTTTCCTGCACAAACCAAAGCAGCAAAATGCCAAAGGCAATCACAAAGGCTGCCAGGGCCAAAACATAGAAAATGGGCAGGCCCATGCTCAGGCCTAGGGCGGCGCCAAAAAGCAGACAGATTAACAGATAGCTTGCTTGCTGTAAGTAGCTCCAATTTAAGACCGCCAGCATGCGATACAACTTATTGACCAAGAGAAAATAGGAGAAGAAAAGGACCACTAGGGCCAGCATAGCCAAAAAAGAGGGAGCATCCACCCTAGTCGAGTTTTCAAACTCCAAATAGACATTGGCATTGAGCACAATATCTCGGAGCGTAAACTCTAGAGCAAGGAAACCGCCCACCAAAACCGAAAAGATAAAAAGGGCCAGGCCATTTTTCCGCCAGCTACTCCAGCTTCTAATCGCCTGTTCCTGCCAGTTGGCCAAAATAAAAATCAGCAGGGCCACAATCCAGCCCAAATCGAGGAGTAAATCGCCTAAGGCATAATACCAAAGCGAGTCATCATCTGATAATTTAAAGCTAAAGAGCGGCAAATCGTGGGTTAGTCGAGGCAGCTCGGTATAAACCCCTAGCAGGCGTAGGCTGAGGCTACCGAACAAAAAGAAAAGGGTGCCCAACAACTGCCCCTTTTGCCGAGTGAGTTGGGCGGCTAGGCGAAAAAGCAGGGCGATCCAGCAAAAAGCCCCTAATAAATAAAGGGCCAAAGCCCCATAGGCCGAGTCTCGGTAGGGAAAATTGGGTTGTTCCTCCAAGCGCAAATACGTTAGGCCCAAATCATCTAGGACTAGCTGCGCCGAACTATCGGTACTTGGG
This genomic interval from Saprospira grandis contains the following:
- a CDS encoding sensor histidine kinase, with translation MKRTIFWPSFIFLLGLLFILSANTLENWAYRSPDLPEAAQELASQLAFWEQDLEQRVERREFLMRSVDNEWSEDSLAVYNALPYTLLIYNESDSLIYWNNNKVEPYQTDVRYKSKPERRIMDMAGSKYLMIKRPFKVILNQQEYRYTLLGLLPVYLRFPVQNGYLDNNFPLMSEEFGEYVRPSTDSSAQLVLDDLGLTYLRLEEQPNFPYRDSAYGALALYLLGAFCWIALLFRLAAQLTRQKGQLLGTLFFLFGSLSLRLLGVYTELPRLTHDLPLFSFKLSDDDSLWYYALGDLLLDLGWIVALLIFILANWQEQAIRSWSSWRKNGLALFIFSVLVGGFLALEFTLRDIVLNANVYLEFENSTRVDAPSFLAMLALVVLFFSYFLLVNKLYRMLAVLNWSYLQQASYLLICLLFGAALGLSMGLPIFYVLALAAFVIAFGILLLWFVQEKQLTFMWLTVWLLFFSGVGTLLIEQANHEKNLALRQDFLKVLTFEQDPKVEEAFLELEPKLLNDNFFKVYFSSLYIPYSQVVDRLTYLYLDNAFFGRYDYNIYLYNSLNLPKKGEQLPYGQLKDIFERSQKMASPNLYFYSEKSGRFVYYADLELREGNKLLGRIVLELRPKEEDSQNSIYVELLSLPKSRLEQTYGNFEYALYKGNQRVLSKDGDFAAYLAIDEELPEPKQFLRKKKGDKTYLLYQDERSYLGLVALQATSWLQPFSLFSYIFCIGFLLLFLLFISLAAMKYLFQWQPIVIEFKASLRERIQQGIVLVSLFSFIAIGVVTIFYFQNEYNDYHKQRLERKIASTAKTASWQIVNRPDSSQLIPDAKDLANIHKIDVNVYGLNGQLLSSSEDAIFERRLLSRQMDPLAYRKMRFEQLDNYPQRETINNLEYLSGYVPLRDEENNIIAFLNLPYDLAGSNNIRSQDVAEFLGALLNVYVIFLILAAGVAFLIANSVTRPLSLIGEKLRLIKVGEKNEQLEWKGRDEIGDFVRRFNEMLLALEESSEKLAQSQRESAWRDMAKQVAHEIKNPLTPMKLQLQLLERAAQKSPEKAQQMMPRISKALVEQIDNLARIASEFSNFAKMPPPENEVIALDEMLQSIQQLFQENESETEIELLSPLPQLAVWADRSQMLRILNNLVKNAIQAIPEEQKGRVQIQLEQAGEDALVLVRDNGCGIPEEQRKRIFVPYFTTKSSGTGIGLSMCRKMIRAMQGEIYFETEEGQGTDFYIRLPLFKQD